The Chryseobacterium nakagawai genome has a segment encoding these proteins:
- a CDS encoding efflux RND transporter permease subunit: protein MIKNFINRPVLSTVISILIVILGVLGLISLPVTQYPDIAPPTVSVSANYTGANAETVMKSVVVPLEEQINGVEGMDYITSSAGNDGSAQIQVFFKQGIDPDIAAVNVQNRVARATPLLPSEVTRSGVVTQKQQTSALMYMSFYSENKDLDDVYLQNFLNINIIPNLKRVNGVGDANVFGGKNYSMRIWLDPAKMAAYSVTPTDVTNAINEQSREAAAGSIGQNSGSSFEYIIKYVGKFNDKEQYDNIIIKSLANGQNLMLKDVAKVELAGQSYTGIGENGNSPSISMGIFQTPGSNAQEIIKNIKTYLKSAESTFPKGIKYTFNFDTNEFLEASIEKVVHTLIEAFILVFIVVYIFLQDFRSTLIPAIAVPVSIVGAFFFLNLFGYSLNLLTLFALVLAIGIVVDDAIVVVEAVHAKMEHGISDAKKATVEAMDEITGAIISITLVMAAVFIPVTFITGPTGVFYQQFGITLIIAIIISAINALTLSPVLCSLFLKPHAEHHAEYKNLNLLQKFFYKFNIAFKTTTERYGRGFVFLLRHKWVTLVIFAVTGGILYWASGTMKKGFVPTEDRGIIFTDVQLPPGASMERTYNALKTLQAKALKVPGVQNVTISTGRGFLSGNGSNNGLAFVKLKPFDERKKDGQTSEDITKKLFGIVGAVPDAKVVFFQPPSVPGFGNSAGFEMVLLDKSGGEYADLDNKTNEFIGKLMQRPEIQFAQTSFNTKYPQYQMEINVPLSKQLGVSVNDILATMQGYIGGIYTADFTKYGKQFRVMVQALPENRKNIENLNQLYVRTGSGIMSPISQFVTLKKAYGPQSVSRYNLFTSVKVTGANSDGYSSGDAIAAVQQVADETLNQNYAVEFTGLTREELNSGSQTLLIFGLSLVFVYFILSAQYESYILPLIVVISLPLGVMGAYFGQKIMGLENNIYFQIALIMLVGLLAKNAILIVEFAVQRRHHGETIVMSAINAAKARVRPILMTSFAFIFGLLPLVLASGIGAVGNRSIATGAAIGLLIGTILGLFVIPVLYVIFESIQEKIKPIKKEDINLAE, encoded by the coding sequence ATGATAAAAAACTTTATTAACAGACCGGTTTTATCTACCGTTATCTCAATCTTGATTGTGATTCTCGGTGTGCTAGGACTGATCTCGTTACCAGTTACACAGTATCCTGATATTGCACCGCCTACAGTAAGTGTTTCTGCCAACTATACAGGAGCTAATGCGGAAACTGTAATGAAAAGTGTTGTAGTTCCCTTAGAAGAACAAATCAACGGGGTAGAAGGTATGGACTATATTACTTCCTCTGCGGGAAATGATGGTTCTGCCCAGATTCAGGTTTTCTTTAAACAAGGAATAGATCCTGATATTGCAGCAGTAAACGTACAAAACCGTGTGGCCAGAGCTACACCTTTATTGCCGTCCGAAGTGACGCGTTCAGGGGTTGTAACTCAAAAGCAACAGACGAGTGCCCTGATGTATATGTCTTTCTATTCTGAAAATAAAGATCTTGATGATGTATACCTTCAGAACTTTTTGAATATTAATATTATTCCAAACCTGAAAAGGGTAAATGGTGTAGGGGATGCCAATGTTTTCGGAGGTAAAAACTATTCCATGAGAATCTGGCTGGATCCTGCAAAAATGGCTGCCTACAGTGTTACTCCTACGGATGTTACCAACGCGATCAACGAGCAGAGTAGAGAAGCTGCTGCGGGCTCTATTGGTCAGAACAGTGGAAGTTCTTTTGAATATATTATCAAATATGTAGGTAAATTCAATGATAAAGAACAATACGATAATATCATCATTAAATCTCTTGCAAACGGACAAAATCTTATGCTTAAAGACGTTGCTAAAGTAGAATTGGCAGGTCAGTCTTATACAGGAATCGGGGAGAACGGAAACAGTCCTTCCATCAGTATGGGGATCTTCCAGACACCGGGTTCCAATGCACAAGAGATTATTAAAAATATCAAAACGTATCTAAAATCTGCAGAAAGTACTTTCCCTAAAGGAATTAAATATACTTTTAACTTTGATACCAACGAATTCTTAGAAGCTTCTATTGAAAAAGTAGTACATACGCTGATTGAAGCTTTCATCCTGGTGTTTATTGTAGTATATATATTCCTTCAGGACTTCAGATCAACCTTGATTCCGGCCATTGCGGTTCCGGTATCTATTGTAGGGGCGTTCTTCTTCCTGAATTTATTCGGATACTCATTAAACCTGTTAACCCTTTTTGCATTGGTACTTGCCATTGGTATTGTGGTGGATGACGCCATTGTCGTCGTCGAGGCTGTTCATGCGAAGATGGAGCACGGTATTTCGGATGCTAAAAAAGCAACGGTGGAAGCGATGGATGAGATTACAGGAGCTATTATTTCTATTACTTTGGTAATGGCAGCGGTATTTATTCCAGTGACGTTTATTACAGGCCCTACAGGGGTATTCTATCAACAGTTTGGTATTACGTTAATCATCGCGATTATCATTTCTGCGATCAACGCATTAACGTTGAGCCCGGTGTTATGTTCATTATTCCTAAAGCCTCACGCAGAACATCATGCAGAGTATAAGAATTTAAATCTGCTACAGAAGTTTTTCTACAAATTTAATATTGCTTTTAAAACAACAACTGAGCGTTACGGAAGAGGGTTTGTATTTCTGTTAAGACATAAATGGGTAACCTTAGTAATCTTTGCGGTTACAGGAGGTATTTTATATTGGGCAAGCGGAACCATGAAAAAAGGTTTTGTTCCTACAGAGGATAGAGGAATTATCTTTACTGATGTTCAGCTTCCTCCGGGTGCTTCTATGGAAAGAACGTATAATGCTTTGAAAACCCTTCAGGCTAAAGCATTGAAAGTTCCAGGAGTACAAAATGTAACGATTTCTACAGGTAGAGGATTCTTATCCGGAAACGGAAGTAATAATGGTCTTGCCTTTGTTAAACTGAAACCATTTGACGAAAGGAAAAAAGATGGTCAGACTTCTGAAGATATTACCAAAAAGCTATTTGGAATTGTAGGAGCTGTACCTGATGCTAAAGTAGTATTCTTTCAACCACCAAGTGTACCAGGATTTGGTAACAGTGCAGGTTTTGAAATGGTATTGCTGGACAAATCAGGGGGAGAATATGCTGACCTGGATAATAAAACCAATGAATTCATCGGTAAATTGATGCAGAGACCTGAAATTCAGTTTGCGCAGACTTCATTTAACACAAAATACCCTCAGTATCAGATGGAGATCAATGTTCCTCTGAGCAAGCAGCTTGGGGTTTCAGTAAATGATATTCTGGCGACCATGCAAGGGTATATCGGGGGTATTTATACTGCCGACTTTACAAAGTATGGAAAGCAGTTTAGGGTAATGGTTCAGGCACTTCCTGAAAATAGAAAGAACATCGAAAATCTGAATCAGCTCTATGTCAGAACAGGATCAGGTATCATGTCTCCTATTTCGCAGTTTGTAACATTGAAAAAAGCATATGGACCACAATCTGTAAGCCGTTATAACCTGTTTACCTCGGTAAAGGTGACAGGAGCAAACTCTGACGGATACAGTTCCGGGGATGCTATTGCTGCTGTACAACAAGTGGCCGATGAAACCCTGAATCAAAATTATGCAGTAGAATTTACAGGGTTAACCAGAGAAGAATTAAATTCAGGATCTCAGACCCTTCTGATTTTCGGGCTAAGTTTGGTTTTTGTTTATTTTATCCTTTCTGCACAGTATGAAAGTTATATCCTTCCACTAATCGTTGTTATCTCTCTTCCTCTTGGGGTAATGGGAGCTTATTTCGGACAGAAGATTATGGGCTTGGAAAATAATATTTATTTCCAGATTGCCCTGATCATGCTCGTCGGATTGTTGGCGAAAAATGCAATCCTTATTGTTGAATTTGCAGTCCAAAGAAGGCATCATGGTGAAACAATTGTAATGTCTGCTATTAATGCGGCCAAAGCGAGAGTAAGACCGATTTTGATGACCTCATTTGCCTTTATCTTTGGTTTATTACCGTTGGTGCTTGCAAGTGGAATTGGTGCTGTAGGTAACAGATCAATTGCAACAGGAGCAGCTATAGGATTGTTGATAGGTACTATTTTAGGACTTTTTGTAATTCCGGTATTGTATGTGATTTTTGAAAGCATACAGGAGAAAATTAAGCCTATCAAAAAAGAAGATATCAATTTAGCAGAGTAA
- a CDS encoding polymorphic toxin-type HINT domain-containing protein, with amino-acid sequence MDELEYITLNALMMCDQGAAPDFFKPTFNTKVKIHGCLVATNQDATPLVNIPSFKVCKISGGPCTPATVPMTWQDTWQVKINGIRSLIGKSTCQCPVGGKVEFMTSGQVPLPEDAAQEVKDMQDQAQRELDDSGNGNSVGEAGFVEGMIPVWGSGRDLINDIQTGDVGGSLMNAGFLIWDVASIAVGVVSFGTGTVAMQGAKAGLKGAIKAGAKAISKEALQQMGKAAMKKLSKEALKKSVDDIAKKLLKTCVFACFPAGTPVHTEHGIKNIEDIRIGDQVWAYDEDTDTVALQPVIDLIVNESDHTISIYTEAEVIETTATHPFYTNGEWIDASELKEGDKILLRDQQEGVIQKTEFNYTPQKVYNFEVDQWHNYFVGDSGVLVHNSGKCLSKMADEAAELVAKTWDDLAKLKHCFPAGTLVKIDENSGYAAIETISVGDYVTAFDLDEHTEVLKQVTGVYVNHTESLCRLYIGDEIIESTSAHRFWSLTHNDWINAEDIESGNLLMDATGKSVIVEKTEKIAGNFKTYNLEVDEVHNYFVSSLDILVHNGKSNPFPNSVFNDTTKRSTEIYKFFEKGPPPKDIYVGKTVQGLGKRIDQHITEKGLQKLVSEGKLGYKVIDGGMWTPFQTAAREQHYISSLGTKGRKGAAAIWNKINAVSKKKFDYFSKIIPCP; translated from the coding sequence ATGGATGAGCTAGAATACATAACCCTCAATGCCCTGATGATGTGTGACCAGGGAGCAGCTCCGGATTTCTTCAAACCTACGTTCAATACAAAGGTGAAGATCCACGGTTGTCTTGTAGCAACGAATCAAGATGCTACTCCTTTGGTTAACATACCTTCCTTCAAGGTATGTAAGATTAGTGGTGGCCCCTGTACCCCTGCCACAGTTCCTATGACCTGGCAAGATACCTGGCAGGTGAAAATTAACGGAATCCGGTCTTTGATAGGAAAAAGTACGTGTCAATGTCCTGTTGGGGGGAAGGTTGAGTTTATGACCAGCGGACAGGTTCCTCTTCCGGAAGATGCTGCCCAGGAGGTAAAAGATATGCAGGATCAGGCACAGCGTGAACTTGACGACAGTGGGAATGGTAATAGTGTAGGGGAAGCAGGTTTTGTGGAAGGGATGATTCCTGTGTGGGGAAGCGGTCGTGACCTTATCAATGACATACAAACCGGAGATGTAGGCGGTAGCCTTATGAATGCCGGATTTTTAATATGGGATGTAGCCTCCATTGCGGTAGGTGTGGTTTCTTTTGGAACCGGAACGGTAGCCATGCAGGGAGCAAAAGCAGGATTGAAAGGCGCTATAAAAGCCGGTGCAAAAGCCATATCTAAAGAAGCGCTTCAGCAGATGGGAAAAGCAGCGATGAAAAAACTGAGCAAAGAAGCTTTAAAGAAAAGTGTGGATGATATCGCTAAAAAGTTGCTTAAAACCTGTGTTTTTGCCTGTTTTCCAGCCGGAACACCTGTTCATACCGAACACGGAATTAAAAATATTGAAGATATCCGAATCGGAGACCAGGTATGGGCTTATGATGAAGATACAGATACTGTAGCTCTTCAGCCGGTGATTGATCTTATCGTCAATGAAAGTGATCATACCATTAGTATTTATACAGAAGCAGAAGTAATTGAAACCACAGCTACCCATCCTTTTTATACGAATGGAGAATGGATTGATGCTTCGGAACTGAAAGAAGGAGATAAAATCCTTTTGCGTGACCAGCAAGAAGGTGTTATACAAAAAACAGAATTTAATTATACGCCTCAGAAAGTCTATAATTTTGAGGTAGACCAATGGCATAATTACTTTGTAGGAGACTCAGGAGTTCTGGTTCATAACAGTGGAAAATGCTTAAGTAAAATGGCTGATGAAGCCGCTGAACTTGTTGCAAAAACCTGGGATGATCTGGCTAAGCTTAAACACTGTTTCCCTGCCGGAACTTTAGTGAAAATTGATGAAAATAGCGGCTATGCAGCGATTGAAACAATTTCTGTAGGAGATTATGTTACAGCTTTTGATCTGGATGAACATACGGAAGTCTTAAAACAGGTTACCGGAGTGTACGTGAATCATACGGAAAGTCTTTGCAGACTGTATATTGGAGATGAAATCATTGAAAGTACATCAGCCCACAGGTTCTGGTCATTAACCCATAATGACTGGATTAATGCAGAAGATATTGAGAGCGGAAATCTATTGATGGATGCTACCGGAAAATCTGTCATTGTAGAAAAGACCGAAAAAATTGCTGGAAATTTCAAAACTTATAATCTGGAAGTGGATGAAGTACATAATTATTTTGTGTCTTCACTTGATATTCTGGTACATAATGGAAAATCAAATCCATTTCCAAATTCTGTGTTTAATGATACGACAAAAAGATCGACGGAAATTTACAAATTCTTTGAAAAAGGGCCTCCACCCAAAGATATTTATGTGGGTAAAACAGTACAGGGCTTAGGGAAAAGAATTGACCAACATATAACAGAAAAAGGGTTGCAAAAGCTGGTAAGCGAGGGGAAATTGGGATATAAAGTTATAGATGGTGGTATGTGGACTCCTTTTCAAACAGCAGCCAGAGAACAGCATTATATTTCAAGCCTTGGAACAAAAGGGCGCAAGGGGGCTGCAGCTATATGGAATAAAATTAATGCAGTTTCAAAAAAGAAATTTGATTATTTTAGTAAAATTATACCATGTCCATAA
- a CDS encoding type VI secretion system Vgr family protein, producing MFQEKNNLPKPEIDSDKTGFVNKIQDNKKIKEVKKVASKVNNAVNVVNTGKQFLNQPLLPNEPAIIKEKLWAKQPTSRIFNADSIPESAIAGINRVVKLDIHVEGKPIKYFKHFKLTQSATKHHEFELILAHDTLGSAENHNLEEVQNFLGKRITVVFKYKDVEGGAERNFVGVITEVGFSQEKGSLGNLVLSGFSPTILLDAAPHIQSFGGAQPISLNSIANEVIKEGLGQGKFDFRVDARHGNVSYSSQYEETHYNYLARIAEAYGEQFFYDGEVLHFGQLPPQEKPVMLTYGSNLTDVKIKMKAQHVNPSFYGYNSSKNEKFKGGSSKITHTSDIAKRAYEISEKTFQTPSLRVAPIKASSFMDIDASQKGTAGSNASQVFITSGNTTVPFLYPGCIADIQMRKTDTNNTSYFTKLMLIEVTHEVDARGYYDGSFQAIASDTGFIPRPEFTVPVAEPQFGKVISNTDPENQGRVQVQLDWQSGQDTTEFIRVMSPDAGSSEKVGKNRGFMSIPEVGDQVIVNFVHLHPDRPFVMGGMYHGGIGAGGGAGNNVMSFSGRSGAELKYDNGAGSMNLKDQGGANMNFDGTGNATTNANSNHTVNAGSTNVINVGGKKDAPPQSLLKMDAGGNITLDGKTSITLQVGDNSITISEAGIMASAGKGTIDITALTGALGLSSKGGAMNISTDSPLTITGGPSAVMSSGDTNIM from the coding sequence ATGTTTCAGGAAAAGAATAATCTTCCCAAACCGGAAATAGATTCGGACAAGACAGGTTTTGTAAACAAAATCCAAGACAATAAGAAAATTAAAGAAGTAAAGAAAGTTGCTTCAAAAGTAAATAATGCAGTCAATGTGGTGAATACAGGTAAACAATTCCTGAATCAACCTTTGCTGCCCAACGAACCTGCAATTATCAAAGAAAAGCTTTGGGCAAAACAGCCTACTTCCAGAATATTCAACGCAGACAGTATCCCGGAGAGTGCGATAGCAGGAATCAACCGTGTTGTAAAGCTTGATATCCATGTGGAAGGTAAGCCTATAAAATATTTCAAACACTTTAAACTTACGCAAAGCGCTACTAAACATCATGAATTTGAACTTATTCTAGCCCATGATACGTTAGGAAGTGCAGAAAACCATAATCTTGAAGAAGTACAGAATTTTCTTGGAAAGAGGATTACTGTTGTTTTCAAATATAAAGATGTGGAAGGAGGTGCAGAAAGAAATTTTGTAGGAGTTATCACAGAAGTCGGATTCAGTCAGGAAAAAGGAAGTCTGGGCAATCTTGTTTTGTCAGGCTTCAGCCCAACAATCTTGCTAGATGCGGCACCTCATATTCAAAGCTTTGGAGGAGCGCAGCCTATCAGTTTGAACAGTATTGCCAATGAAGTGATTAAAGAAGGATTGGGACAGGGAAAATTTGATTTTAGGGTAGATGCCCGTCATGGAAATGTCTCATACAGCTCTCAATACGAAGAAACCCATTATAACTATCTGGCAAGAATTGCTGAAGCTTATGGGGAACAATTTTTCTACGATGGGGAAGTCTTACACTTCGGGCAGCTTCCACCACAGGAAAAACCTGTAATGCTGACCTATGGCAGTAATCTGACCGATGTTAAAATTAAAATGAAAGCTCAGCATGTGAATCCTTCATTCTATGGATATAACAGTAGCAAAAATGAAAAATTTAAAGGTGGAAGTTCAAAAATAACCCATACCTCAGATATTGCTAAGCGCGCGTATGAAATTTCAGAAAAGACTTTTCAAACGCCATCTTTAAGAGTAGCTCCCATCAAAGCTTCTTCTTTTATGGATATTGATGCTTCTCAAAAAGGAACAGCAGGAAGCAATGCTTCACAGGTTTTTATCACTTCTGGAAATACAACGGTCCCATTTCTTTATCCTGGCTGTATTGCAGATATTCAAATGCGTAAAACAGACACCAACAATACTTCCTATTTTACAAAATTAATGCTCATAGAGGTCACTCATGAGGTAGATGCCCGTGGGTATTATGACGGATCTTTTCAGGCCATAGCTTCTGATACCGGATTTATTCCAAGACCGGAATTTACTGTTCCTGTGGCAGAACCCCAGTTTGGAAAGGTAATTTCCAATACCGATCCTGAAAATCAAGGCCGTGTACAGGTTCAACTTGACTGGCAGAGTGGGCAAGACACTACGGAATTTATCCGTGTAATGTCTCCCGATGCCGGAAGCAGTGAAAAGGTTGGCAAAAACAGGGGATTTATGTCTATTCCTGAAGTGGGAGATCAGGTGATTGTTAATTTTGTACATCTTCATCCGGATCGTCCTTTTGTAATGGGCGGAATGTATCATGGTGGGATTGGAGCTGGTGGCGGTGCTGGTAATAATGTCATGAGTTTCAGTGGCCGAAGCGGTGCAGAGCTTAAATATGATAATGGAGCAGGATCTATGAATCTTAAAGATCAGGGTGGTGCCAATATGAATTTTGACGGAACCGGAAATGCAACCACCAATGCCAATAGCAACCATACTGTGAATGCAGGAAGTACGAATGTAATTAATGTAGGAGGTAAGAAAGATGCTCCACCACAATCCTTGTTAAAAATGGATGCCGGCGGAAATATTACCTTGGACGGAAAAACAAGTATTACATTACAGGTAGGAGATAATTCTATCACTATATCCGAAGCAGGAATTATGGCATCAGCAGGAAAAGGAACTATTGACATTACCGCGCTTACAGGAGCGTTAGGGCTCTCAAGTAAAGGAGGAGCGATGAATATTAGCACAGATTCACCACTTACCATTACCGGAGGGCCAAGTGCTGTAATGTCTTCGGGAGATACCAATATTATGTAA
- a CDS encoding MarR family winged helix-turn-helix transcriptional regulator, with protein MNVINEAGILAISTRLHRLSEQLRKDGALIYKAFGIDFELKWFPVIFTIYKKEIASVVEIANEIGYTHPSTITLLKELEKQELIQWEKDKQDERKRLFRLTAKGQELIGKMKPVWELMSQILGDISDNQNNLLVAIDEAEQKIANQSFYQRALQLKNSNKT; from the coding sequence ATGAATGTTATTAACGAAGCAGGAATTCTTGCCATATCTACCAGGCTACACCGTCTCAGTGAACAGCTGAGAAAGGATGGTGCTCTAATTTATAAAGCGTTTGGAATTGATTTCGAGTTAAAATGGTTCCCTGTAATCTTTACCATCTATAAAAAAGAAATAGCAAGTGTAGTGGAAATTGCCAATGAAATAGGGTATACCCATCCATCCACTATAACTTTACTTAAAGAATTGGAAAAACAGGAATTAATACAATGGGAAAAAGATAAGCAGGATGAACGTAAAAGATTATTTAGGCTTACTGCTAAAGGGCAAGAACTTATTGGAAAAATGAAACCGGTATGGGAACTGATGTCTCAGATATTAGGAGACATTTCTGATAATCAGAATAACCTTTTAGTTGCTATTGATGAAGCAGAACAGAAAATTGCGAATCAGTCTTTTTACCAGAGAGCATTGCAGCTTAAGAATTCAAATAAAACTTAA
- a CDS encoding GNAT family N-acetyltransferase produces MKLQIQPIGNAYSEQAIDLILTIQQKEFNIPITIDDQPDLRQIESFYQEAGGNFWGAFIEGELVGSIALVKFDERAGAIRKMFVKKEFRGRELNVAQILLDILIAFCHENEIDDIYLGTITVLKAAQRFYERNSFEKIKKENLPDRFPLMSADDIFYHLPINRI; encoded by the coding sequence ATGAAATTACAGATACAGCCTATAGGAAATGCTTACTCAGAGCAGGCTATTGACCTGATTTTGACAATTCAACAAAAAGAATTTAATATTCCAATTACGATAGATGATCAACCAGATCTAAGGCAGATTGAAAGTTTTTATCAGGAAGCGGGTGGAAACTTCTGGGGAGCTTTTATAGAGGGCGAATTGGTAGGATCTATTGCTTTGGTAAAATTTGATGAAAGAGCCGGAGCGATTAGAAAAATGTTTGTAAAAAAAGAATTCAGAGGCAGAGAGTTGAATGTTGCACAAATCTTATTGGACATTTTAATTGCTTTCTGTCATGAAAATGAAATTGATGACATATACTTGGGGACAATCACGGTATTAAAAGCAGCTCAGCGTTTTTATGAAAGAAATTCTTTTGAAAAGATTAAAAAAGAAAACCTTCCGGATCGTTTCCCCTTAATGAGTGCTGACGATATTTTTTATCACCTACCTATTAACAGAATATGA
- a CDS encoding uridine kinase family protein, translated as MSKSKDHIDEQINKAANEILYLSNKLQRPIVISIDGGSGAGKSTIAKQLCIKLQAVIIPLDDFFSAHIPDHKWDEFSITEKMEKVFDWEKVRRLAIEPLRKGEQAKWFAFDFIAGLQPDGTYPLQKEETVLNSSSIILLEGAYSSSQFLQDVLDLTLLIDVTIEERHRRLSLRDDLEFSEKWHQRWDATEAYYFEKLRQKTSFDLIIEV; from the coding sequence ATGAGCAAATCTAAAGACCATATTGATGAACAAATAAATAAAGCGGCAAATGAGATATTGTATTTATCAAACAAGTTGCAAAGACCTATAGTTATATCAATAGACGGTGGAAGCGGAGCGGGAAAATCCACAATTGCCAAACAATTGTGCATCAAACTACAAGCTGTAATAATTCCTCTTGATGACTTTTTTTCTGCACACATTCCTGATCATAAATGGGATGAATTTTCCATAACTGAAAAAATGGAAAAGGTTTTTGATTGGGAAAAAGTGAGAAGACTTGCAATTGAACCACTTCGTAAGGGAGAGCAAGCCAAATGGTTTGCGTTTGATTTTATTGCAGGATTGCAGCCAGACGGCACATACCCATTACAAAAAGAGGAAACAGTTCTCAACTCTTCTAGCATTATTCTTCTCGAAGGAGCTTATTCATCAAGTCAATTCTTACAAGACGTATTAGACCTTACACTCCTCATAGACGTAACAATTGAAGAGCGACACCGTAGACTTTCTCTACGGGACGACTTAGAATTTTCGGAAAAATGGCATCAACGTTGGGATGCAACAGAGGCTTACTATTTTGAAAAATTAAGACAAAAAACTTCTTTTGATTTAATAATTGAAGTATAA
- a CDS encoding efflux transporter outer membrane subunit — MKSLINIIKGITFSAIMLGAITSCMARKEYERPKNVVDEKLFRTDMLPSDSATIANVSWKEIFTDPLLQGHISKALDNNLDIRIALQSITSAEAYLKQSKAAYAPTLSVGPNYTFQTQSINTQFGQIIGERRYVNQFDITASLGWEADIWGKMKAQEKAQLAAYLGTVAAHKAVKSSLVSSIASAYYQLLTFDAQKKIIIETIAIREKNLETTKALKASGTLTEVAVQQSEALVFNAKSLLIDIDTQIQLLENTMSLLMGEPSHTIERSTLEGQNLPIDLKLGYPAQLLANRPDVMRAEYNLMNAFELTNAAKAQFYPTLKLTGTGGLQSVDIDHLFNVNSLFANVVAGLAQPILNKRTIKTNYDVSLANQETAYLNFRKTVLTAGKEVSDAIRVFSVQDSFIELKQKELDAYKKSVDYSQELVNYGMANYLEVLNASVNSLNAELNISNARYNKMKAAVELYQALGGGWK, encoded by the coding sequence ATGAAAAGTTTAATAAACATCATAAAAGGAATAACTTTCTCAGCGATTATGCTGGGAGCAATCACGTCCTGTATGGCCAGAAAGGAATATGAAAGGCCGAAGAACGTTGTTGACGAAAAGCTTTTCCGTACCGATATGCTTCCTTCAGACAGCGCTACCATTGCCAATGTTTCCTGGAAGGAAATCTTTACAGATCCCCTGCTTCAGGGGCATATTTCAAAGGCTTTAGATAATAACCTGGATATCAGGATTGCTTTGCAAAGTATCACTTCTGCAGAAGCGTACCTTAAACAAAGCAAGGCAGCATACGCACCAACCCTTTCGGTAGGACCTAATTATACTTTCCAGACCCAGTCTATCAATACTCAGTTTGGACAGATCATTGGAGAAAGAAGGTATGTTAATCAGTTTGATATTACGGCAAGTCTGGGCTGGGAAGCAGATATTTGGGGAAAAATGAAAGCACAGGAAAAAGCCCAATTAGCAGCTTATTTAGGAACTGTTGCTGCTCATAAAGCGGTAAAAAGCAGTCTTGTTTCTTCCATTGCTTCTGCATATTATCAGTTGCTGACATTTGATGCTCAGAAAAAGATCATCATAGAAACCATTGCGATTCGTGAGAAGAATCTGGAAACAACAAAGGCACTGAAAGCTTCCGGAACCCTTACTGAGGTAGCGGTACAGCAGAGTGAAGCTCTTGTTTTCAATGCAAAGTCTTTATTGATTGATATCGATACACAAATTCAATTGCTGGAAAACACTATGAGCCTCTTAATGGGGGAACCATCACATACTATTGAAAGATCTACTTTGGAAGGACAAAATCTTCCAATCGATCTGAAGTTAGGGTATCCGGCTCAATTGTTGGCGAACCGTCCGGATGTCATGAGAGCAGAATACAATTTAATGAATGCATTTGAATTAACTAATGCTGCAAAAGCTCAGTTTTATCCAACGTTGAAGCTTACAGGAACAGGAGGACTTCAGTCTGTAGATATTGACCATCTCTTCAATGTAAACTCATTATTTGCAAATGTGGTGGCAGGATTGGCACAACCTATTTTGAATAAAAGAACCATCAAAACTAACTATGATGTGAGTCTTGCTAACCAAGAGACCGCGTATTTAAACTTCAGAAAGACAGTTCTTACTGCCGGAAAAGAAGTTTCTGATGCAATTAGGGTTTTCTCTGTTCAGGATTCATTTATTGAGTTAAAGCAAAAAGAATTGGATGCCTACAAAAAATCAGTAGACTATTCTCAGGAATTAGTCAACTACGGGATGGCCAATTATCTTGAGGTTTTAAATGCCAGTGTAAATTCATTGAATGCAGAGCTTAATATTTCTAATGCGAGATATAACAAAATGAAAGCTGCTGTTGAGCTGTATCAAGCTCTTGGTGGAGGATGGAAATAA